In the genome of Taurinivorans muris, one region contains:
- a CDS encoding glutamine synthetase III, which translates to MENVRIAVKKEIANQKLTSLHHEFYSPSQVYGKNVFSLKIMRERLPKQVFNRLENVIKTNAPLAEGDADIIASAMKDWAIENHATHYTHWFQPMTGVTAEKHDAFFVPSSNHNDGNLLNEFSGKMLVKGEPDASSFPSGGIRSTFEARGYTAWDPTSPVFLLENSHGKTLYVPSVFISYTGESLDRKTPLLRSNEAVSKQALRILRLFGNTTANNVTAMVGIEQEYFLIDKRYALLRDDLKLCGRSLYGAMSDKGQELEDHYFGTINERVLSFMADVEKQMFELGIPAKTRHNEVAPAQFELAPVFEPANLAIDHNMLTMQILRNTAEKYGFFCLLHEKPFAGINGSGKHNNWSLCDSEGNNLLDPGNTPMDNAQFLVFLAGVLKAVHEHSILLRLATVGAGNDHRLGANEAPPAILSVFLGAQLTSVIGSIINDTEENEDWKQDMIKIGISSLPPFPKDFSDRNRTSPFAFTGNKFEFRAVGSSASSAPANIALNTAMANALGGIALMLETAMANGKTLAQAVHETLAAVFKAHFPIVFNGNGYGKEWQEEAKRRGLPDFKDTVSVLAHYSDSSVMNVLIQNGVLSERELLARQDILFENYIRDIHVEVKLTLSMGRSILLPSCLQWLNKVGELAEKAEELCGKQSVTQGAANFEMHYYQQLRELIAEFYNNLNELDEEHIKTDSLSGVFARAEATRDRLIPCMNKCRAVADKLEKIVDDNLWPLPKYNEMLW; encoded by the coding sequence TAAAAAAAGAGATTGCAAATCAAAAATTAACGTCTTTGCATCATGAGTTTTATTCTCCAAGCCAGGTTTACGGAAAAAATGTTTTCAGTTTGAAAATAATGCGTGAGCGTTTGCCGAAACAGGTTTTCAATCGTTTGGAAAACGTTATCAAAACGAATGCTCCCCTTGCCGAAGGTGATGCCGATATTATCGCAAGCGCCATGAAAGATTGGGCTATCGAAAACCATGCGACTCATTACACGCATTGGTTTCAACCCATGACCGGCGTAACCGCTGAAAAACACGATGCTTTTTTTGTTCCGTCCTCAAATCATAATGACGGTAATTTACTCAATGAATTTTCCGGAAAGATGCTTGTCAAGGGTGAGCCTGATGCTTCCTCTTTTCCTTCAGGCGGCATTCGTTCGACTTTTGAGGCCCGCGGCTACACAGCATGGGACCCTACAAGCCCAGTATTCCTATTGGAAAATTCACATGGCAAAACCCTTTATGTTCCTAGTGTTTTTATTTCCTATACCGGAGAATCTTTAGACCGTAAAACGCCGCTTCTTCGTTCCAATGAAGCTGTGTCAAAACAAGCTCTTAGAATTTTACGTCTTTTTGGTAACACAACAGCAAATAATGTGACGGCAATGGTTGGTATTGAACAGGAGTATTTTTTAATTGATAAACGTTATGCCTTGCTTCGTGATGATTTAAAACTTTGCGGACGTTCCTTATATGGTGCGATGTCTGATAAGGGGCAGGAGTTGGAAGACCATTATTTTGGTACGATTAATGAACGTGTGCTTTCTTTTATGGCTGATGTGGAAAAACAAATGTTTGAGCTCGGTATTCCTGCAAAAACCCGCCATAACGAAGTCGCTCCCGCCCAATTTGAGTTGGCTCCGGTTTTCGAGCCTGCCAATCTCGCCATTGACCACAATATGCTGACTATGCAGATTTTACGAAACACGGCGGAAAAATATGGCTTTTTTTGTTTGCTTCATGAAAAACCCTTTGCGGGGATTAATGGTTCAGGCAAGCATAATAACTGGTCTTTATGCGATTCTGAAGGCAATAATCTTTTAGATCCGGGAAATACTCCGATGGATAATGCCCAATTTTTGGTATTCTTAGCGGGAGTGTTGAAAGCCGTACATGAACATTCTATTTTGCTTCGTCTTGCAACTGTTGGCGCAGGCAACGATCACAGGCTTGGGGCAAATGAGGCTCCGCCAGCCATCTTGTCCGTATTCCTTGGGGCACAACTTACTTCAGTCATTGGTAGTATTATAAATGATACGGAAGAAAATGAGGATTGGAAGCAAGATATGATAAAAATTGGCATAAGCAGTTTGCCTCCGTTTCCAAAGGATTTTTCTGATAGAAACAGAACAAGCCCTTTTGCGTTTACAGGAAATAAATTTGAATTTCGTGCCGTGGGGTCTTCTGCTTCTTCAGCTCCTGCAAATATCGCTTTAAATACGGCAATGGCAAATGCTCTTGGGGGAATTGCCCTTATGCTTGAAACTGCGATGGCAAATGGAAAAACATTGGCGCAGGCAGTGCATGAAACGCTTGCTGCTGTTTTTAAAGCTCACTTTCCCATAGTTTTTAACGGCAATGGTTATGGGAAAGAGTGGCAAGAAGAAGCAAAACGGCGCGGTTTGCCTGACTTTAAAGATACTGTCAGCGTTCTTGCCCATTACAGCGATAGTTCCGTGATGAACGTGCTTATTCAAAATGGTGTTCTTTCTGAACGTGAATTGCTTGCCCGTCAGGATATTTTGTTTGAAAACTATATTCGCGATATTCATGTGGAAGTAAAGCTTACCCTTAGCATGGGACGGAGCATTCTTTTGCCTTCTTGCTTGCAATGGCTCAATAAAGTTGGGGAATTGGCTGAAAAGGCTGAAGAATTGTGCGGCAAACAAAGTGTAACGCAAGGTGCTGCAAATTTTGAAATGCATTATTATCAGCAACTGCGTGAACTTATTGCCGAGTTTTATAATAACCTTAATGAACTTGATGAGGAACATATTAAAACAGATTCTTTATCAGGTGTCTTCGCCCGAGCAGAAGCCACTCGGGACAGGTTGATCCCATGCATGAATAAATGCCGGGCTGTTGCAGATAAGCTTGAAAAAATTGTTGACGATAATTTATGGCCTTTGCCCAAGTACAATGAAATGCTTTGGTAA
- the gltB gene encoding glutamate synthase large subunit has translation MHNKSLFNPQIGHDACGVGFLAKIDAAPCHDLVLHAVQALGNMAHRGGSGSGCSNPDGAGILFAMPHDFMKKIWQKQCSDFPEQFAVGQFFFPQSEELAVKLETIIQEVLIKHNFHVLAWRTVPINTECIESEEMKNSLPCFRQALITDMALDKLVPVDDFERRLFIARRNIEFEIAARLSLVPRDCYVVSLSSQSIIYKGLIRGGKIADFYVDLLDIDFKAHFAVFHERYSTNTTPAWHLAQPFRTLAHNGEINTLSSNLFNMKMYEALLSSPLLGENIQYLKPIISSQGSDSAALDNVFEFLYQSGRSLCHTAMMLVPEPFGASYIMGQGKRAFYEYHAAVMPAWDGPAAFVFTDGKLLGASLDRNALRPCRYTITKDGLIVLASECGVLNIPAKNILKRGSLRPRKMLMVDFEQKRVITDTECKNAVIYSAPYIRWIKEKGIRLTDFALPTQRYEQKNSLLQEQLLFGLSADEIDEVIKPMFQNAQEPVASMGMDTPLAVLSQRPQLLFSYFKQRFAQVTNPPIDSLRESSAMSLTLFLGSRKNLLEESPEHYALLRLSHPILRKEDMVRLQYSEKEAVKPAFLDILFDISEIDPYNLELDKDKAGYLLEKGLNQFLQEAKNALLGGATLLILSDKNAGRYSAPIPSLLAVSALQQYLLENNLCHLCSIIVDSGEIRDSMQIAQLLAFGASAVCPRLAYDTIEYLTNENTFSSQTALNGQMDININNYITAMQKGLMKACSRMGISVLRSFVGGQFFEAVGLGEELINKYFCGITSKIGGIGLEHIAVDTLARHLKAFFYANDRKSPEQYGLYKLRKNGEKHLWSAKAISSLHTAVRENDSFAYKLYAKESNEADIPVTLRSLFTLKAQHPISLEDVEPAESILRRFVGAAMSFGSISKEAHEAIAVAFNRIGSRSNCGEGGEKKERSVIYENGDCAKSKIRQIASGRFGVTAEYLHDAEEIQIKMAQGAKPGEGGQLPAHKVLPQIAEVRHTIAGVTLISPPPHHDIYSIEDLAQLIYDLRKINNHAKISVKLVSGTNVGTIASGVAKAGADIIVVSGHDGGTGAALRTAVSYVGLPWEIGLAETHAALLFNKFRSRVTLQTDGQLRTGKDLVIASILGAEEFAFGTSLLVAMGCCLLRVCHLGTCSVGIATQDENLCKKFKGSPDHVERFLRFLAEDFREEMARLGIRSVNELIGRTDLLSVDTHKFVDDNSSLLSNHYALWQNKLESLNFEKLLCPLSYTPSFSDRVHLCKENKLETEINEKVLRELSAKRLAFYSGKINNTDRSIGTCLTARILDEFNARLPEKCVSVSLAGNAGQSFGAFLTKEIFLSLQGEANDYVGKGLSGGIIVVNPYHFEHDVFAEQTAIGNVALYGATKGELFAAGSAGERFAVRNSGAHAVVEGVGDYACEYMTGGIVVVLGQTGYNFGAGMTGGIAYVYDRSETFSMRCTMETFDIESVWQENDIKELRTLLEKHVRYTESALAKFILDNWQMQVSFFLKVIPLEYKKALARIKNTENCYAESISGTEEVYPLY, from the coding sequence ATGCATAATAAGAGTTTATTTAATCCACAAATTGGGCATGATGCTTGTGGCGTGGGGTTCTTGGCAAAAATTGATGCGGCTCCTTGCCATGATTTAGTTTTACATGCAGTGCAAGCTTTAGGGAACATGGCTCATCGCGGCGGTTCTGGCTCTGGCTGTTCAAATCCTGACGGAGCGGGTATTTTATTCGCCATGCCTCATGATTTCATGAAAAAAATATGGCAAAAGCAATGTTCCGATTTTCCGGAACAATTTGCCGTAGGGCAATTCTTTTTTCCTCAATCTGAAGAACTTGCCGTAAAACTTGAAACAATTATCCAAGAGGTTTTAATAAAGCATAATTTTCATGTTTTGGCATGGAGAACTGTCCCTATTAATACTGAATGTATTGAAAGTGAAGAAATGAAAAACAGTTTGCCTTGTTTCCGGCAAGCTCTGATAACGGATATGGCTTTAGATAAATTGGTGCCAGTTGACGACTTTGAAAGACGCTTATTTATTGCTAGACGCAATATAGAGTTTGAAATTGCTGCCCGCTTGTCACTTGTTCCGCGTGATTGCTATGTTGTAAGCTTATCTTCGCAATCCATTATTTATAAAGGGCTTATTCGTGGCGGAAAAATCGCAGATTTTTATGTGGATTTGCTTGATATTGATTTTAAAGCTCATTTTGCTGTTTTTCATGAACGATACAGTACAAATACAACGCCGGCGTGGCATTTGGCCCAACCTTTCAGAACGCTTGCCCATAATGGGGAAATCAATACGCTGAGCAGTAATCTTTTTAATATGAAAATGTATGAAGCGTTGCTTTCCTCTCCTTTATTGGGCGAAAATATCCAGTATTTGAAACCGATCATTTCTTCTCAGGGAAGTGATTCCGCTGCGCTGGATAATGTTTTCGAATTTCTTTATCAAAGCGGGCGTTCTCTTTGTCATACGGCTATGATGCTTGTTCCGGAACCTTTTGGGGCAAGTTATATTATGGGGCAAGGAAAAAGGGCTTTTTACGAATATCATGCGGCGGTTATGCCGGCCTGGGACGGACCTGCCGCTTTTGTTTTTACCGACGGAAAGCTGCTAGGGGCGAGTTTGGACAGGAACGCTTTGCGCCCTTGCCGTTATACTATAACAAAAGATGGACTTATTGTGCTTGCGTCTGAATGCGGAGTATTGAATATTCCCGCTAAAAATATTTTAAAACGCGGTTCTTTGCGTCCTCGTAAAATGCTTATGGTGGATTTTGAACAAAAAAGGGTTATTACCGATACGGAATGTAAAAATGCGGTTATTTATTCTGCACCGTATATTCGTTGGATAAAGGAAAAAGGTATACGGCTTACAGATTTTGCTTTGCCTACACAGCGCTATGAACAAAAAAATTCTTTGCTTCAGGAGCAATTGTTATTTGGGTTGAGTGCGGATGAGATTGATGAAGTGATTAAACCTATGTTCCAAAATGCTCAGGAACCGGTGGCAAGTATGGGGATGGATACTCCGCTTGCCGTGTTATCACAAAGACCGCAGCTTTTATTTAGCTATTTCAAACAGCGTTTCGCGCAAGTGACTAATCCGCCTATTGATTCATTACGGGAAAGTTCGGCAATGTCTTTGACGCTGTTTTTAGGCAGCAGGAAAAACCTGTTGGAAGAAAGTCCGGAACATTATGCTTTACTCCGTCTTTCTCATCCGATTTTGCGGAAAGAAGATATGGTAAGATTGCAATATTCTGAAAAAGAGGCGGTTAAACCTGCTTTTCTTGACATACTTTTTGATATTTCAGAAATCGATCCATATAATTTGGAACTGGATAAGGATAAAGCCGGATATCTTCTTGAAAAAGGTCTTAATCAATTTTTACAAGAAGCTAAAAATGCTCTTTTAGGAGGAGCAACGCTTTTAATTCTTTCTGATAAAAATGCCGGACGGTATTCAGCTCCTATTCCTTCTTTGCTTGCGGTTTCGGCTTTGCAGCAGTATTTATTGGAAAATAATTTGTGTCATTTATGCAGCATTATTGTTGACAGCGGGGAAATTCGTGACTCTATGCAGATAGCTCAGCTTTTAGCCTTTGGAGCGAGTGCTGTTTGTCCTCGTCTTGCGTATGATACGATTGAATATCTGACTAATGAAAATACGTTTTCAAGTCAAACCGCATTGAATGGACAGATGGATATCAATATCAATAATTACATCACGGCGATGCAAAAAGGGCTTATGAAAGCGTGTTCGCGTATGGGAATTTCTGTTTTGAGAAGTTTTGTTGGCGGACAGTTTTTTGAGGCAGTGGGTTTGGGCGAAGAACTTATCAATAAATATTTTTGCGGAATAACAAGTAAAATCGGCGGGATCGGATTGGAACATATTGCTGTTGATACGCTTGCCCGTCATTTAAAAGCTTTTTTTTATGCAAATGACAGGAAAAGTCCCGAACAATATGGACTTTATAAATTGCGCAAAAATGGGGAAAAGCATTTGTGGTCGGCAAAGGCAATATCTTCTTTGCACACAGCGGTTCGTGAGAACGATTCTTTTGCTTATAAACTATATGCAAAAGAAAGTAATGAAGCTGATATACCCGTGACTCTGCGTTCGTTATTTACATTGAAAGCACAACATCCCATTTCCCTTGAGGATGTGGAACCTGCTGAAAGTATTTTGCGCCGTTTCGTAGGGGCTGCCATGAGTTTTGGTTCAATTAGCAAAGAAGCGCATGAAGCGATTGCCGTTGCTTTCAATAGAATTGGCAGCCGTTCAAATTGCGGTGAAGGCGGTGAAAAAAAGGAACGCTCTGTCATTTATGAAAATGGGGACTGCGCGAAATCAAAAATTCGGCAAATTGCTTCCGGGCGTTTTGGAGTAACTGCGGAATATTTGCATGACGCTGAAGAAATACAAATAAAAATGGCACAAGGAGCCAAACCCGGAGAAGGCGGGCAGCTTCCCGCCCATAAAGTTTTGCCGCAAATAGCTGAGGTACGCCATACTATTGCAGGAGTGACGCTCATTTCTCCTCCTCCGCATCATGATATTTATTCCATTGAAGATTTAGCGCAGCTTATTTATGATTTACGTAAAATAAACAACCATGCAAAAATTTCTGTAAAGCTTGTTTCCGGAACCAATGTTGGCACCATAGCCTCCGGAGTCGCCAAGGCTGGTGCGGATATCATCGTCGTTTCAGGGCATGACGGCGGAACAGGAGCTGCTTTGCGGACTGCTGTCTCATATGTTGGACTGCCTTGGGAAATAGGGCTTGCAGAAACACATGCGGCATTGCTTTTTAATAAATTTCGCAGTCGCGTTACGTTGCAAACGGACGGACAGTTGAGAACCGGCAAAGACCTTGTCATCGCAAGCATTTTGGGAGCGGAAGAATTTGCCTTTGGCACAAGCTTGCTTGTGGCTATGGGCTGCTGCCTTTTGCGAGTCTGTCATTTAGGAACTTGTTCAGTCGGCATTGCGACACAAGATGAAAATTTGTGTAAAAAATTTAAAGGCAGCCCTGATCATGTGGAACGTTTTCTGCGTTTCCTTGCGGAAGACTTTCGGGAAGAAATGGCGAGGCTTGGCATACGTTCGGTAAACGAATTGATAGGAAGAACGGATTTATTGTCTGTGGATACGCATAAATTTGTGGATGATAATTCTTCTTTATTGAGTAATCATTATGCGTTATGGCAAAATAAGCTTGAAAGTTTGAATTTTGAAAAACTGCTCTGTCCTTTGTCTTATACGCCAAGTTTTTCGGATCGCGTTCATCTTTGCAAAGAAAATAAGCTTGAAACGGAAATAAATGAAAAGGTTTTGCGTGAACTTTCTGCAAAGCGGTTGGCTTTTTATTCCGGAAAAATTAATAATACGGACAGAAGTATCGGTACGTGTCTTACAGCCCGAATTTTGGACGAATTTAATGCGCGTTTACCTGAAAAATGCGTTTCTGTTTCTTTAGCCGGCAATGCAGGGCAAAGTTTTGGAGCTTTTCTCACAAAAGAAATTTTTCTCTCGCTTCAGGGAGAAGCGAATGATTATGTGGGGAAAGGGCTTTCCGGCGGGATTATTGTTGTTAACCCTTATCATTTCGAACATGATGTTTTTGCTGAACAAACGGCAATAGGCAATGTTGCTTTGTATGGAGCGACAAAAGGAGAACTTTTTGCTGCGGGCTCTGCGGGAGAGCGTTTTGCCGTTCGTAACAGCGGAGCTCATGCAGTGGTTGAAGGTGTTGGTGATTATGCTTGTGAATACATGACGGGAGGAATTGTTGTTGTACTGGGGCAAACGGGTTATAATTTCGGAGCAGGCATGACCGGAGGCATAGCTTATGTTTATGACAGAAGTGAAACCTTTTCTATGCGTTGCACTATGGAAACATTTGATATAGAAAGTGTTTGGCAGGAAAACGATATAAAAGAACTTCGGACACTACTTGAAAAACATGTACGTTATACAGAGAGTGCACTTGCAAAATTTATCTTGGATAATTGGCAAATGCAGGTTTCATTCTTTTTAAAAGTAATTCCTTTGGAATATAAGAAAGCGCTCGCGCGTATTAAAAATACAGAAAATTGTTATGCGGAAAGTATTTCCGGTACGGAAGAAGTTTATCCGCTTTATTAA
- a CDS encoding sigma-54-dependent Fis family transcriptional regulator, with the protein MNTHAPDLEIFSKLIQINTKECPLSEYFNRFLKTIGIYSGLLRCTLCFLDTIHEEMIALAGYGLQYHEIEKAHYKLGEGIIGIVANSGKPMIIPNVQNEPRFLNRTQARDLEHRVISFICVPIILNGQVKATLSADRENGNIEQLKHDIELLQLAAYLIMPRLSTCQNIFGQGKTIPNDFPFISYSNKMKKIINEINQVAPFNTTVLIQGESGTGKELIATYIQRKSLRNSKPFIKINCAALPESLIESELFGYEKGAFTGANERHKGKFELAHTGTLFLDELGDMSLSTQAKLLRILQEKEFERIGGSETLKVDVRIIAATNKNLAEMVQKGTFREDLFYRLNVFPLYTFPLRERKEDIIPLANYFIEKFCKENKKRIIKISTPVIEKFLSYPWYGNVRELANIVERAIILSNEKGIIEIESLPDFITQQTKKQTEQQIKTLEEHLEEVEKELIVNALNTSKGNMVKACKILGITERMLGLRMKKYALDYKKFRI; encoded by the coding sequence ATGAACACCCATGCTCCTGATTTAGAAATTTTCTCTAAGCTCATCCAAATCAATACAAAAGAATGCCCTTTATCCGAATATTTCAACCGGTTCTTAAAAACTATTGGAATATATTCCGGTCTGCTTCGCTGTACACTTTGCTTTTTAGATACCATTCATGAAGAAATGATTGCGTTAGCCGGTTATGGGTTACAATATCATGAAATAGAAAAAGCCCATTACAAATTAGGAGAAGGAATTATCGGAATAGTGGCAAATTCAGGCAAACCAATGATAATTCCCAATGTGCAAAATGAACCTCGTTTTTTAAACAGAACACAAGCAAGAGATTTAGAGCACCGTGTAATTTCTTTCATCTGTGTACCGATTATTCTAAATGGACAAGTTAAAGCCACGCTTTCCGCTGACAGAGAAAATGGAAACATAGAACAATTAAAACATGATATTGAACTATTACAGCTTGCTGCATATTTAATCATGCCCCGTTTATCGACCTGTCAAAACATATTCGGACAAGGCAAAACCATACCAAATGATTTCCCTTTTATATCGTATTCAAATAAAATGAAAAAAATTATTAATGAAATCAACCAAGTAGCCCCTTTTAATACAACAGTTTTAATACAAGGTGAAAGCGGAACCGGCAAAGAACTGATTGCAACTTATATCCAAAGAAAAAGCCTGAGAAATTCAAAACCGTTTATAAAAATAAATTGTGCCGCTCTGCCGGAAAGCCTGATAGAAAGCGAACTTTTCGGATATGAAAAAGGAGCGTTTACAGGAGCAAATGAAAGGCATAAAGGAAAATTCGAACTTGCGCATACGGGAACGCTTTTTCTTGACGAACTCGGTGACATGAGCCTTTCCACGCAGGCAAAACTATTGCGCATCCTGCAGGAAAAAGAGTTTGAACGGATAGGAGGATCGGAAACCCTAAAGGTTGATGTGCGGATTATAGCGGCAACAAATAAAAATTTAGCGGAAATGGTACAAAAAGGAACATTTAGGGAAGATTTATTTTATCGCTTGAACGTATTCCCTTTATACACCTTCCCGCTGCGTGAACGAAAAGAAGATATCATCCCTTTAGCCAATTATTTCATTGAAAAATTTTGCAAGGAAAACAAGAAGAGAATTATAAAAATCAGCACACCTGTGATAGAAAAATTCCTTTCCTATCCATGGTACGGAAATGTTAGAGAACTTGCCAATATTGTTGAGCGTGCAATTATTTTAAGCAATGAGAAAGGAATAATCGAAATTGAGAGCTTGCCGGATTTTATTACGCAACAAACAAAAAAACAAACAGAACAACAAATAAAAACGTTAGAGGAACATTTGGAGGAAGTGGAAAAAGAACTCATAGTCAATGCATTAAACACCAGCAAAGGAAATATGGTCAAAGCCTGTAAAATCTTAGGTATTACCGAACGCATGCTCGGATTACGCATGAAAAAATACGCATTAGACTATAAAAAATTCAGGATATGA